A genomic window from Tissierellales bacterium includes:
- a CDS encoding ATP-binding cassette domain-containing protein — protein GNGQSELIEGITGLREIEEGKVILNGKEITNLNPKEIIESGLSNIPEDRQDRGLVLDFSVAENMILENYYKKPFSEKGKLNHKEINNYAKKLIDSFDVRPKEESMLAKSLSGGNQQKVIVAREISNDPDVLVAAQPTRGLDVGAIEFVHKYLVEQRDKGKAVLLVSFELDEILNLSDRIAVIYNGKIVKILDRKDADENKLGYLMAGGGADSEAK, from the coding sequence GGAAATGGTCAATCTGAACTCATAGAAGGTATAACAGGATTAAGAGAAATTGAGGAAGGAAAGGTTATATTAAATGGTAAGGAAATAACAAATCTAAATCCAAAAGAAATAATTGAAAGTGGTCTAAGTAATATTCCAGAGGATAGGCAGGATAGAGGATTAGTATTAGATTTTAGTGTAGCCGAAAATATGATATTGGAGAATTATTATAAAAAACCTTTTTCAGAAAAAGGAAAATTAAATCATAAAGAGATTAATAACTATGCAAAAAAACTAATTGATAGTTTTGATGTTAGACCAAAAGAAGAAAGTATGCTAGCTAAATCTCTATCTGGAGGCAATCAACAAAAAGTAATAGTTGCCAGAGAAATTTCTAATGATCCAGATGTTTTAGTAGCGGCTCAACCCACTAGAGGACTTGATGTTGGAGCCATTGAGTTTGTTCATAAGTATTTAGTTGAACAAAGGGATAAAGGTAAGGCTGTTTTACTTGTGTCTTTTGAATTAGATGAAATACTCAATCTTTCCGATAGGATAGCTGTAATTTATAATGGTAAAATTGTAAAAATATTAGATAGAAAAGATGCGGATGAAAACAAATTAGGATATCTAATGGCTGGAGGAGGTGCAGATAGTGAAGCAAAATAG